The Acidobacteriota bacterium region TCGACGGTATCCACGAGGCCTCCCTCAGGCGGCTGAGCGAGGGGCTGCTGGATCTCGGCCTGCTGAGCGGAAGCCTCGACGAGGTGCTCGAAAAGGAAAGCTACAAACGCTACTACATGCACCGCACGTCCCACTGGCTCGGCATGGACGTCCATGACGTGGGCCGTTACAGGAAAGACGGTGCCTGCCGGCCTCTGACCCCGGGCATGGTCTTCACCATCGAACCGGGACTCTACATTCAACCGGCGGATCCGCAGGCCCCGGAAGAATTCCGGGGCCTGGCGGTGCGCATCGAAGACGACGTGCTGATCACCGACGATGGATGCCGGAACCTCACCCGCCAGGTGCCGGTGGACCCGGATGCGGTCGCGGCCCTGGTGGGCCAGCCCCGCCCTTGACCGGCTCTCCCCGCCTCCCGGATCTTCCCGCCAGGCCCTTCGATCCGCCGTGGGGCATGGCCGGCACGCTGCTGGGCCTGGGAGCCACCTTCTGCCTGGCCATCACGGTGGCCGTCACCCTGGAAGCCGCCCGAACCCTCGCCGGCGTCGATCCCGAAGCGCTCCCCAGCCTGCCCTGGCGCTACGCCCAGGTGCTGGGCTTCCAGCTCACCCTGGTGGCCGTCCCGCTCCTCTTCGTCCGCTTCACCGGCGCGACCCTGCAGACGCTGGGTCTCGGCCCCCTGCGCAGGCGCCACGCCGCCGAAGCCATCCCGGTCGGCTGCGGGCTGAGCCTGCTCACCATCGCCTATGGTTCGGCCCTGGCCCGCTGGGCTCCCGCCGCCTTCGCCGAAATGATCGAAGAGCAGCGGCTCCAGCTCGAATTTCTCGAGGCCCCATGGTTCGTGCTGCTCCCGGTCGCCCTGCTCTGCGCGCCCCTGGCCGAGGAGATCTTCTTCCGCGGCTTTCTTTTCGGAGGCCTGCGCAATCCCCTCGGATTCGCCCTCGCCTCGGGTCTGACCGCGGCGCTGTTCACGCTGGTGCACTGGATGAAATGGTCGACGCCGATCCTCTTCTTCATCGGCTTGTGCAGCGCGGCGCTGGCCCAGCGCCACCGCAGCCTCTGGCCGGCGATCTTCATGCACGTGGCCTTCAACGCCAGCGAGCTGCTGCTCGACACCCTGGGGGTCGGCTAGCCGCCCTCTGAAAAAGCCCCTTTCGCGCGAGGGGCCCGTTCGACGGGGTGCCGGCCGACCTGGAGCACGCCCCGCCCCCTGTTCCGGGCGTCAGCCCCCGGGGCCCGACTCGCCGTCTTCGAGCAGGGGATCGAGGCGACCGTTCCTGTCGAGAGCCACCAGGTCGTCACAGCCCCCCACGTGGCGCTCGCCGATGAAGATCTGGGGCACCGTCGCGGCTCCCGCGGAACGCTCGAGCATCTCGGCCAGGGCGCCTTCCGTGCGCTCCACGTCGATCACCTCGGCCTCCACCCCCTTGGACTCGAGCAAGGCCAGGGCGCGATGACAGTAGGGGCACCAGCTGCGCGTGTAGATCGTGACTTTGGGCATGGTTTCGCCATGCACGATAGACTCCGCTTCCCGGTGGAGCAAGTGCGATTGACTACTCCCGAGTCCCGACCGAGCGTCTCCCGATCCGCCCTTCCCCAGCCCGCTTCCCCCCGCGGCGGATGGCTGACGTCACCGGGGCGTGTCGCGGGCCCCGGGGCGAGGCGACGGGCCGTGGGGGTCGGAGCCTTGACCCTGGCCCTGACCTTCCTCCCCCTCGTCACGGGCTACGCGCTGCTGCAGCGGTGGAACTGGCAGCAGATCGTCGCCACCGGGATCTACCCGGCCAGCGTTTTCTACGGGGGTTTTCCGCTGCAGATCCCCCGCCTGCTGGTCCTTTCCCTGTTCGCGCTCGACCTGGCTTTCTGGCTGAGCCTGTGGGCCGTCTCCCCCCTCGGCGAAGGCCCGCGTTCGGTCTTCGTCGCCGCCCGCCACCGTCTGCGGCGACGCCGCCTGCTGGCCCATGCTCCGCTGGTCCCCGTCGGTGCCCTGATCGTCGGCGCCCGCCTCTACGCCGAGGCCCTCTCCCTGTCGGGC contains the following coding sequences:
- a CDS encoding type II CAAX endopeptidase family protein; amino-acid sequence: MTGSPRLPDLPARPFDPPWGMAGTLLGLGATFCLAITVAVTLEAARTLAGVDPEALPSLPWRYAQVLGFQLTLVAVPLLFVRFTGATLQTLGLGPLRRRHAAEAIPVGCGLSLLTIAYGSALARWAPAAFAEMIEEQRLQLEFLEAPWFVLLPVALLCAPLAEEIFFRGFLFGGLRNPLGFALASGLTAALFTLVHWMKWSTPILFFIGLCSAALAQRHRSLWPAIFMHVAFNASELLLDTLGVG
- the grxC gene encoding glutaredoxin 3 yields the protein MPKVTIYTRSWCPYCHRALALLESKGVEAEVIDVERTEGALAEMLERSAGAATVPQIFIGERHVGGCDDLVALDRNGRLDPLLEDGESGPGG